A genomic region of Desulfobulbaceae bacterium contains the following coding sequences:
- a CDS encoding LysE family transporter: MINFVTMGFVLGLSAGLTPGPLFALVVSETLRYGLRAGVIAAMAPLLTDLPIVAASIFFLNSYADSDLILGLVSLFGGVFVFYLGFENFCIKNDLHIAEPNSQTTFRKAILVNALSPHPYLFWITVGAPAVISASRQNLMVASVFVGIFYVMLVGAKVFLAIVVSRSKNFIVGKVFVNSMRMIGLCLWALAIVLVRDGFVLLGWLNNV; encoded by the coding sequence ATGATTAATTTCGTAACCATGGGCTTTGTCCTTGGTCTTTCCGCAGGACTGACTCCAGGACCTCTGTTTGCTCTGGTTGTTTCTGAAACACTGCGTTATGGTCTGCGTGCTGGTGTCATAGCAGCTATGGCGCCTCTTCTTACCGATCTGCCGATTGTTGCCGCTTCCATTTTCTTTCTCAATAGTTATGCCGACTCAGATCTGATTCTTGGGCTGGTTTCTCTTTTTGGCGGTGTGTTTGTTTTTTATCTCGGCTTTGAAAATTTTTGTATAAAAAATGATTTGCATATCGCTGAACCAAATAGCCAAACAACTTTTAGAAAAGCTATACTCGTTAATGCCCTGAGTCCACACCCGTATCTGTTTTGGATTACCGTTGGTGCCCCTGCGGTCATCTCGGCTTCTCGGCAAAATTTAATGGTTGCTTCTGTCTTTGTGGGGATTTTTTACGTAATGCTGGTTGGCGCAAAGGTCTTTCTTGCGATTGTTGTTTCCCGATCCAAAAACTTCATTGTTGGTAAGGTATTTGTCAATAGTATGAGGATGATTGGTCTGTGTCTTTGGGCGCTTGCAATAGTGCTTGTTCGTGACGGGTTTGTGCTGCTTGGTTGGCTAAACAATGTTTAG
- the tpx gene encoding thiol peroxidase, whose protein sequence is MAKITLKGSPIETIGNLPAVGDTAPDFALVGTDLKAVSLAAFKGKRVVLNIFPSIDTPVCSASVRRFNKDVGSMADTVLLSISADLPFAHKRFCEVEGLENVISLSVFRDQNFGKDYGVQITTGPIAGLLARAIVIIDAAGIVAYTEQVPEIGQDPDFDAALKALS, encoded by the coding sequence ATGGCAAAAATTACTCTAAAAGGTAGTCCTATTGAAACTATTGGTAATCTCCCTGCTGTAGGGGATACAGCACCTGATTTTGCCTTAGTGGGAACAGACTTGAAGGCTGTTAGTCTAGCTGCTTTTAAAGGTAAAAGAGTTGTCTTGAATATATTCCCCAGTATTGACACACCAGTCTGCTCGGCCTCAGTTCGACGTTTTAATAAAGATGTTGGAAGCATGGCAGATACTGTGCTTCTTTCGATTTCGGCTGACCTGCCTTTTGCCCATAAGCGTTTTTGTGAAGTTGAAGGGCTTGAAAATGTAATCTCTCTTTCCGTCTTTCGTGATCAAAATTTTGGTAAAGATTACGGGGTTCAAATTACTACAGGGCCTATTGCCGGACTGCTTGCACGGGCAATTGTGATTATCGATGCTGCCGGTATTGTCGCCTACACAGAACAAGTTCCTGAGATAGGGCAGGATCCTGATTTTGATGCGGCCTTGAAAGCTCTATCGTAG
- a CDS encoding ferredoxin, producing MRKVPVVDIALCTLCEGCIGVCPSVFRYNSVMDYMEVVDLDNYPEDEVDEAIRDCPEDCISWENE from the coding sequence ATGAGAAAAGTTCCTGTTGTTGATATTGCCTTGTGCACTCTCTGTGAAGGATGTATTGGAGTTTGTCCCTCCGTGTTCAGATATAACTCTGTGATGGATTATATGGAAGTTGTTGATCTTGACAATTATCCTGAAGATGAAGTTGATGAGGCTATAAGAGACTGTCCTGAAGATTGTATTAGCTGGGAAAATGAGTAG
- a CDS encoding PilZ domain-containing protein, giving the protein MKNEFVDKRKHKRHIVPEDVIAVYQDRVGRVIDISEGGMRIKLIDSSESIAGESIATFYCSITNTKIKAFSLKLIREENINYSRFASLSTKTVGAEFKNPNDSHLDQIRRYISELSSAP; this is encoded by the coding sequence ATGAAAAATGAGTTCGTAGACAAAAGAAAACATAAAAGGCATATCGTTCCGGAAGATGTAATTGCAGTGTATCAGGACAGAGTGGGACGTGTTATCGATATCAGTGAGGGTGGAATGCGAATCAAATTAATTGACAGTTCCGAGTCAATCGCTGGCGAGTCAATCGCCACCTTTTATTGCAGCATAACAAATACAAAGATCAAAGCCTTCTCCCTGAAATTAATTCGCGAGGAAAACATAAATTACTCCAGGTTTGCCTCTCTTTCCACTAAGACTGTCGGAGCCGAATTCAAAAATCCGAATGACTCTCACCTTGATCAAATTCGCCGTTATATCTCAGAACTGTCATCGGCACCATGA